The sequence TTTAATGGCTGAAAAATACGGCGGGATGGCTCAAAGCTTACCGACATTTTTTATCGATTATTACATGGTGGAAGGTTTTGATGAATCAATTCAAACTGGTTTAGAAAAAAAGATTCAAGAGTGTTTAATTCAGCCGTGTATTTCGCCGGCTGAGAGTTTAAAAAGTGATAATGCCAATGTGGTAAACGATGGTCAAGTTATACCAGCAGAAAATAGGACGAGCAATATAATTATTGGTTCAATAATTATCATCAGCGCGTTGGGCTTGATTGTCTGGGGAGGAGTTAAGATAGTAAAAAAAATTAAAAAAAGGAGAATGTAAAAACAAAAAGTATAAAAATAAAGAGACTCTTGCTAGAGTCTCTTTTTGATTGATTTTATAATAGGAATTATATTTTTTTCATTAACTTTAAAATAATATAAGCCAACATACCACCAATTAAAGCTGTAAAAAGTTGAGGATATGAAAGCATGGCAGAAACTTTTTGAGCGACCGGTATTTGAACTAAAGTTTTAATAATAAAATGGCTAGAAATAAACAGAAAACCGAATTTAATTAAACTAGCCGAAATAATACCTAGCCAATAATTGTTATTTTTTAAACTATTAAAAATTAAAACCAACAAAACATTGCTCAACATAATAAATGGAATGGCCGGGGCTAAAATGGCTGGCAAAAGACCAACACTTAAAGCAATTACGCTGGGAATTAAAGCGATTAACATGGCGCTTGGTACGCCTAACATGATTGTAGCGATGAATAAAATAGCATTAACCAATGGGCCCGTAACGGTTTGTTGATGAAACAATGGTAAGATAGCAGATAAAGCTAAAAGAGTAGAGAATTGCGCTAGAGTGTTGGTTTTAACTTTATCAATTTTTAAGATTTGTGTTAATGACATATGATTTATTTTTAATTAATAAGTTTTAAATGTTAATTTATTAAGCTACGGGATTCTTCGTCCCCGCCCAAGGCGGGTCCCCAGAATGACATTTTTAAACCCTGTCATCCTGACCCGCCGAGTCGGCGGGGAAGGATCCCGTGAGATAACAGTTCGACAATATCAATAATTGCCTATAAATTATCGCTTAAATCTTTCCATTCTGGATTAATAGAATTAATTAAGTTTTCTTTCTTTTTTCTGATCCAACCTTTAATTTGTTTTTCACGATAAATAGCGTCGTTAGGATCATCGTATATTTCAAAATAAACTAATTTATCTACATTATACTTTTTAGTAAAACTTTTTAAACCAACCTTGTTTTTATGTTGCCAATTTCTACTCAATAATCCACTAGTAAAGCCTACATACAACGTAGTATTTCTTTGGTTTGACATGATATATACAAAGTATTGTTTGGTCATGGTAGTTTTTAAAGACGTTGGTTCGTTAGACTACGGGATTCTTCCCCGCCGACTCGGCGGGTCAGAATGACAGGAGTTAAAAATTATTTCAACTTCACCTCGCGTTTTTTGGTTTTATAATGAGTATGACAAATTGAATGAATTTTTTTCTCTGAAATTAGAAAATCTCGATAAACTTGTTTAACAACTGGATTTTCGTGAGCAAACTTGAGCTTTTTATTTTTATCAATTTTATATAAACTTTCAGCTCGAGCTTGACGAGTCTGTGCATCACTAGGGACTGGTTGACCACCACCGCCAATACAACCGCCCGGACAAGCCATAACTTCAACTCCGGCATAAGCTTGAGGATCTTTTTTTAATTCTTCTAAAATTTTAATAGCATTGCCAATACCATTAGCTGCTGCCATCTTGATTTTAGTTTGACCAATTTTAACTGTAGCTTTTTTAATACCTTCTTGGCCGCGGACTTTTTTAAAATCAATTTGAGGTGGTTGTTGGCCGGTCGCTTTAAAATAAGCTGTGCGCAAGGCTGATTCCATGACGCCACCACTGGCACCATAAATCACGCCAGCCCCAGACGGTTCGCCAAGCGGATTGTCAGCTGATTGGGATTTTAATTTAGTTAAATCTATATTACGTTTTTTAAATAAATAAGCTAATTCGCGGGTGGTTAAAACATAATCAACTGGGAACAGATTATTGATTTTTAATTCTGGTCTTTTAATTTCATATTTTTTAGCTGTACAGGGCATAACAGAAACGACAACAATATCTTGAGGTTTAATTTTATTTTTTTCAGCCCAGTAGGTTTTAATTATTCCACCTAAGATTATTTGAGGTGAGCGAGTGGTGGCAATATGAGGAATAAATTCAGGATAATTAAATTCTAAAAATTTAACCCAAGCTGGACAACATGAAGATAAACAGACGCCTTCTTTATTTTTAACTTTATCTAATAATTCTTGCGCCTCTTCGTAAGTCGTAAAATCAGCACCAACACACGTATCAAAAACATAATCTACTCCTAATTTTTTAATGCCAGCCACAATTTGTTCAGTCAGAATTTTACCATAAGGTAAATTAAACTCTTCACCAATACTTGATCGAATAGCTGGAGCAAATTGAAAGACCACAGTTTTATTTTTTTGTTGTAAAGGTTTCTCAATATTTTCAAATTCGCCGACCGCTTCAAACGCGCCGACTGGACAATGGACCAAACATTGACCACAATAAATACAATCTTTAGATGGATCGCAAGTTGGCTCAACTTGATGTTGCTGACCGTGTTTTTTAATTTCTAAAAAATTAACACCTTGTTGTTTGCAAACAGCGACACAATTACCACAATCAATACACTTAGATGAATCAAAAATTAAAGCTGGACCAAATTTATAAACTGGAAAATTAGTTTTGCGATCTTTAAAACGAGTAATATCAACTTTAAATTTTTTAGCTAAAGCTAATAAGTGGCAATTATAACCATAAACACAGTCATGACATTCTTCTTCGTGTTGAGCAAAAATTAATTCCAAATTTGTTTGACGAGCCTTTTTAACCTTAGTTGATTCAGTTAAAATTTCCATACCATCTTGGGCTTGAGTTGAGCAAGCAGTTTTTAATTCATCGTAG is a genomic window of Patescibacteria group bacterium containing:
- a CDS encoding GIY-YIG nuclease family protein, with amino-acid sequence MTKQYFVYIMSNQRNTTLYVGFTSGLLSRNWQHKNKVGLKSFTKKYNVDKLVYFEIYDDPNDAIYREKQIKGWIRKKKENLINSINPEWKDLSDNL
- a CDS encoding [FeFe] hydrogenase, group A, whose translation is MKNISLKINNKKINAQSGQSILEIAQKNKIDIPTLCYHSDLKPGASCRLCVVEIKGYDELKTACSTQAQDGMEILTESTKVKKARQTNLELIFAQHEEECHDCVYGYNCHLLALAKKFKVDITRFKDRKTNFPVYKFGPALIFDSSKCIDCGNCVAVCKQQGVNFLEIKKHGQQHQVEPTCDPSKDCIYCGQCLVHCPVGAFEAVGEFENIEKPLQQKNKTVVFQFAPAIRSSIGEEFNLPYGKILTEQIVAGIKKLGVDYVFDTCVGADFTTYEEAQELLDKVKNKEGVCLSSCCPAWVKFLEFNYPEFIPHIATTRSPQIILGGIIKTYWAEKNKIKPQDIVVVSVMPCTAKKYEIKRPELKINNLFPVDYVLTTRELAYLFKKRNIDLTKLKSQSADNPLGEPSGAGVIYGASGGVMESALRTAYFKATGQQPPQIDFKKVRGQEGIKKATVKIGQTKIKMAAANGIGNAIKILEELKKDPQAYAGVEVMACPGGCIGGGGQPVPSDAQTRQARAESLYKIDKNKKLKFAHENPVVKQVYRDFLISEKKIHSICHTHYKTKKREVKLK
- a CDS encoding iron hydrogenase translates to MSLTQILKIDKVKTNTLAQFSTLLALSAILPLFHQQTVTGPLVNAILFIATIMLGVPSAMLIALIPSVIALSVGLLPAILAPAIPFIMLSNVLLVLIFNSLKNNNYWLGIISASLIKFGFLFISSHFIIKTLVQIPVAQKVSAMLSYPQLFTALIGGMLAYIILKLMKKI